The proteins below come from a single Limosilactobacillus reuteri genomic window:
- a CDS encoding TetR/AcrR family transcriptional regulator gives MKRAEQLEKTRQAILKTATKLFLQKGFGETSTRDIAKQIGITQPALYHHFSDKEVLYLDVMTNLCGKVRQDINKVMRKHDLSPNEQLWQITKALKKHHPLSIYDQYNQAMRLLSKSAQQKLNMIFTMDYLEPIAAFFRQPDVGLRPDILPKEAAELFIAGLTPIFGTSQLIGGHSITPEQRDQLILDCIINGLSNWGGKN, from the coding sequence ATGAAGCGAGCAGAACAATTAGAAAAGACAAGACAAGCAATCTTAAAAACCGCTACAAAGTTATTTTTACAAAAGGGATTTGGTGAAACTTCAACACGGGATATTGCCAAACAGATTGGAATTACGCAACCGGCTTTATACCACCACTTCAGCGATAAAGAGGTTTTATATCTGGATGTAATGACAAATTTATGTGGAAAAGTTCGCCAAGATATTAATAAAGTAATGCGTAAACATGATTTGTCACCGAATGAACAATTATGGCAAATCACCAAGGCATTAAAAAAACATCATCCATTAAGTATTTATGACCAATACAATCAGGCAATGCGCCTATTATCGAAGAGTGCACAGCAAAAGCTTAATATGATCTTTACAATGGATTATCTAGAACCAATTGCAGCATTTTTCCGTCAACCAGATGTAGGGTTACGTCCTGATATTCTTCCTAAAGAAGCTGCTGAATTATTTATTGCAGGACTAACTCCAATTTTTGGCACTTCGCAATTAATTGGTGGCCATTCAATTACACCAGAACAACGTGACCAATTAATCCTAGACTGCATTATTAACGGTTTATCAAATTGGGGCGGAAAAAATTAA
- the adhP gene encoding alcohol dehydrogenase AdhP produces MKAAVINDPVDGFVTVKDVQLRDLKPGEALVDMEYCGLCHTDLHVAAGDFGKKPGRIIGHEGVGRVSKVAPGVTSLKVGDRVSIAWFFKGCGHCEYCLTGRETLCRNVLNAGYTADGAMAEQCIVPADYAVKVPEGLDPVEATSLTCAGVTMYKALKVADIKPGQWVSIVGAGGLGNLGIQFAHNVFGAHVIAVDGNPDKLEAAKKNGAEILINRHDGDVDKQIQEKVGGVHAAVVTAVSPSAFDQAVDSLRPDGKLVAVALPQGDMKLNIAKTVLDGIIVAGSLVGTRQDLAECFQFGAEGKVHPIVKTRKLSEINDMIQELKDNKVVGRNVVDFVHNDND; encoded by the coding sequence ATGAAAGCTGCTGTTATTAACGATCCAGTAGACGGTTTTGTTACTGTTAAAGATGTTCAACTTCGGGATTTAAAGCCCGGTGAAGCTTTAGTTGACATGGAATATTGTGGCCTTTGTCACACTGATTTACACGTTGCTGCTGGAGACTTTGGTAAGAAGCCAGGTCGTATTATCGGTCATGAAGGGGTTGGTCGTGTATCTAAGGTTGCCCCTGGGGTTACTTCATTAAAAGTTGGCGATCGTGTATCAATTGCATGGTTCTTCAAGGGCTGTGGACACTGTGAATATTGTTTAACAGGTCGTGAAACTCTTTGTCGGAATGTTCTTAATGCGGGTTACACTGCTGACGGTGCAATGGCTGAACAATGTATCGTACCAGCTGACTACGCTGTTAAGGTTCCAGAAGGTCTTGATCCTGTTGAAGCTACTTCATTAACTTGTGCTGGTGTTACGATGTACAAGGCATTAAAGGTTGCTGACATCAAGCCAGGTCAATGGGTATCAATCGTTGGTGCTGGTGGTTTAGGTAACTTGGGTATTCAATTTGCTCACAACGTATTTGGTGCTCATGTTATCGCTGTTGATGGTAATCCTGATAAGCTTGAAGCCGCTAAGAAGAATGGTGCTGAAATTTTAATTAACCGTCATGACGGTGATGTTGATAAGCAAATTCAAGAAAAGGTTGGCGGTGTTCACGCTGCTGTAGTAACAGCTGTTTCTCCCTCTGCATTCGATCAAGCAGTTGATTCACTTCGCCCAGATGGTAAGCTTGTTGCCGTTGCGCTTCCACAAGGTGACATGAAGCTTAACATTGCTAAGACTGTTCTTGATGGTATCATTGTTGCTGGTTCATTAGTTGGTACACGTCAAGACTTAGCTGAATGTTTCCAATTTGGTGCAGAAGGTAAGGTTCACCCAATTGTTAAGACTCGTAAGTTAAGCGAAATTAATGATATGATCCAAGAACTTAAGGATAACAAGGTTGTTGGTCGGAATGTTGTTGATTTTGTTCACAACGATAACGACTAA
- the aspS gene encoding aspartate--tRNA ligase yields the protein MKRTNYAGDTNEQQVGQEVVLKGWVAKRRNLGGLIFIDLWDREGIVQLVFNEKENPEAFEIANAVRNQYVLEVQGKVQLRAEKEINPDMKTGKVEVAVDKVKVLAKSETTPFDITDGVDASEDLRMKYRYLDLRRPEMMRNLKLRSKVASIVHNYYDNEGFMDVETPDLTRSTPEGARDYIVPSRVYPGHFYALPQSPQLFKQLLMAAGVDKYYQLARCFRDEDLRGDRQPEFTQIDTEMSFATPEDIQTVTEGLIKRVMKEIVGVDVKTPFPRMEWQEAMDKYGSDKPDTRFGMLIHDLSDIVKDSSFKVFANTVADGNYVRAIRVPGGADKYSRKDISKYEEYIKRFGAKGLAWVKVTADGYNGPVAKFLNDQVAQINEEMDAKEGDLILFVAGSFHVVSDSLGYLRRAIAEELDMIKPDQWNYLWVVNWPMFEYDEGFGKWIAAHHPFTMLNEEDLRYLEDGEDPHKAHAQSYDIILNGNEIGGGSIRIHDPKIQEKVLKALGYTKERAEARFGFLLKALTMGMPPEGGLAFGLDRWVMLLAQADSIRDVIPFPKNSKAVEPLTAAPGKVSEQQLDDLKIEFDEKIDYKLDQDPDEQ from the coding sequence ATGAAGAGAACAAATTATGCTGGGGATACAAATGAACAGCAAGTTGGACAAGAAGTTGTCTTAAAAGGTTGGGTAGCTAAGCGTCGTAACCTAGGTGGACTTATCTTTATTGATTTATGGGATCGGGAAGGAATTGTTCAACTAGTATTCAACGAAAAAGAAAATCCAGAAGCATTTGAAATCGCAAATGCGGTTCGTAACCAATATGTTCTTGAGGTTCAAGGAAAAGTTCAATTACGGGCAGAAAAAGAAATTAATCCAGATATGAAGACTGGAAAAGTTGAAGTAGCCGTTGATAAGGTTAAGGTATTAGCAAAATCAGAAACAACGCCATTTGATATTACTGATGGTGTTGATGCTTCTGAAGACTTACGGATGAAGTACCGTTACCTTGATTTACGGCGCCCAGAAATGATGCGTAATTTGAAGTTGCGGAGTAAGGTTGCTTCGATCGTGCACAATTATTATGATAATGAAGGCTTTATGGATGTTGAAACCCCTGATTTAACACGGTCAACACCAGAAGGAGCACGTGACTACATTGTTCCATCACGTGTTTACCCCGGTCATTTTTATGCTTTACCACAGTCACCACAATTATTTAAGCAATTGTTAATGGCAGCCGGAGTTGATAAGTACTATCAATTAGCACGTTGTTTCCGGGATGAAGACCTTCGTGGTGACCGTCAACCAGAATTTACGCAAATCGATACTGAAATGAGTTTTGCAACTCCTGAAGACATCCAAACAGTTACAGAAGGTTTAATTAAGCGGGTAATGAAGGAAATCGTGGGGGTAGATGTTAAGACTCCATTCCCACGGATGGAATGGCAAGAAGCCATGGACAAGTACGGTTCCGATAAGCCGGATACTCGTTTTGGGATGTTGATTCATGATCTTTCTGATATTGTAAAGGACAGTTCATTTAAGGTTTTTGCTAATACTGTTGCTGATGGTAACTATGTTCGTGCAATTCGCGTTCCTGGTGGAGCAGATAAGTATTCCCGGAAAGACATTTCTAAGTATGAAGAATACATTAAGCGTTTTGGTGCAAAGGGACTTGCATGGGTTAAGGTAACTGCTGATGGTTACAATGGTCCAGTTGCTAAGTTCTTAAATGATCAAGTTGCCCAAATCAATGAAGAAATGGATGCCAAAGAAGGGGACTTAATCCTCTTTGTTGCTGGTAGTTTCCACGTTGTATCAGATTCACTTGGCTACCTTCGTCGGGCAATCGCTGAAGAGCTAGATATGATTAAGCCTGACCAATGGAACTACTTATGGGTTGTTAATTGGCCAATGTTTGAATATGATGAAGGCTTTGGAAAGTGGATTGCCGCTCACCACCCATTTACAATGCTAAATGAAGAAGACTTACGTTATCTTGAAGATGGGGAAGATCCTCATAAAGCTCATGCTCAAAGTTACGATATTATCTTGAATGGTAACGAGATCGGTGGGGGATCAATTCGTATCCACGATCCAAAGATTCAAGAAAAAGTTCTCAAAGCTCTTGGATATACAAAGGAACGTGCAGAAGCTCGCTTTGGATTCTTACTTAAGGCCTTAACAATGGGAATGCCACCTGAGGGAGGACTTGCCTTTGGTTTGGACCGATGGGTTATGTTACTAGCTCAAGCTGATAGTATTCGGGATGTTATTCCATTCCCTAAGAACTCGAAGGCAGTTGAACCATTAACGGCAGCTCCAGGCAAAGTTAGTGAACAACAACTTGATGATCTTAAAATTGAATTTGATGAAAAAATTGATTATAAGCTCGATCAAGATCCAGATGAACAATAA
- a CDS encoding ATP-dependent Clp protease ATP-binding subunit, with the protein MDNMFTPSAKHVLAIAQEQAKYFKHQAVGTEHLLLALSMDKDGIANKIFEQFSITNDDIREEIERLIGYGTMENLGASDYLPYSPKAKQVLSLAGKEAQQMHALKIGTEHLLLALIADESVLSSRILYSLDVVPRQMRKVILRRLGIADSQQRNPNRQSSRRRIQQTGTPTLDKLARDMTELARNGQLDPVIGRNKEVKRVEQILSRRTKNNPVLIGEPGVGKTAIAEGLAQRMVDGKVPAELANKRLMMLDMGSLVAGTKYRGEFEDRLKKVIDEIQNDGHVILFIDELHTLIGAGGAEGAIDASNILKPALARGELQTIGATTLDEYQKYIESDAALERRFATVQVDEPTTDQTLQILRGLRPKYEEHHHAKITDEALEEAVKLSDRYISDRFLPDKAIDLIDESAAMVRIDAEDKKNHQPSLESQLEDLRTQKEEAIDNQDFDRAATLRQQELALKDKIDRKKQRTQQKDSHNYKLKVTGENIAQVVAEWTGVPLTQLKKSESERLVNLEKVLHQRVIGQDEAVTVVAKAIRRARSGLKDPSRPIGSFMFLGPTGVGKTELAKALAAAMFGSEDNMIRIDMSEYMEKYSTSRLIGAAPGYVGYDEGGQLTEKVRQHPYSVVLLDEAEKAHPDVFNLLLQVLDDGYLTDAKGRRVDFRNTIIIMTSNLGATQLQDEKEVGFGAKDMSQDYNAMAAAIKQQMRLYFRPEFLNRIDETIIFHSLQKKELHQIVKLMVNDLNKRVSEQGINLKVTPAAIDVIAKLGYNPAYGARPLRRALQDHVEDDLSTGLLSGEINVGDDVTVGAHHGKITFKVKKPDEDKAVELKLNR; encoded by the coding sequence ATGGATAATATGTTCACGCCAAGTGCAAAGCATGTTCTAGCAATTGCACAAGAACAAGCAAAATACTTTAAACACCAAGCAGTAGGGACTGAACACCTTCTGCTTGCCCTCTCAATGGATAAAGATGGGATTGCTAACAAAATATTTGAACAATTTTCTATTACGAACGATGATATTCGTGAAGAAATTGAACGCTTAATTGGCTATGGAACGATGGAAAATCTGGGAGCTTCAGATTATCTCCCATACTCACCAAAAGCAAAGCAAGTATTATCGTTAGCAGGTAAAGAAGCCCAACAAATGCATGCATTGAAGATTGGCACTGAACACTTATTATTAGCCTTAATCGCTGATGAAAGTGTTCTATCTTCACGGATTTTATATAGTCTAGATGTTGTGCCACGACAGATGAGAAAAGTAATTTTACGGCGGTTAGGGATTGCTGATAGTCAGCAACGCAATCCTAATCGTCAATCATCTCGTCGACGGATTCAGCAAACTGGTACACCAACATTAGATAAACTAGCTCGTGATATGACAGAACTTGCTCGGAATGGTCAGCTTGATCCTGTAATTGGTCGAAATAAGGAAGTTAAACGTGTGGAACAGATTCTTAGTCGTCGTACCAAGAATAACCCAGTTTTGATTGGAGAACCGGGAGTAGGGAAGACGGCAATTGCTGAAGGACTTGCTCAGCGGATGGTTGATGGTAAGGTTCCAGCTGAATTGGCTAATAAACGTTTGATGATGCTTGATATGGGATCATTAGTTGCAGGTACCAAGTATCGAGGAGAATTTGAAGATCGTCTTAAAAAAGTAATTGATGAGATTCAAAACGACGGGCATGTGATTCTTTTTATTGATGAACTCCATACCTTAATTGGTGCTGGTGGTGCTGAAGGTGCAATTGATGCCTCCAATATTTTGAAACCGGCCTTAGCGCGAGGCGAGTTGCAAACAATTGGTGCTACTACGCTTGATGAATATCAGAAATATATAGAATCGGATGCAGCACTTGAACGACGCTTTGCCACTGTTCAAGTTGATGAGCCGACTACTGACCAAACCCTACAAATCCTGCGAGGACTACGACCAAAGTATGAGGAGCACCATCATGCTAAAATTACTGATGAAGCGCTAGAAGAAGCAGTTAAATTGTCAGATCGTTATATTTCGGATCGATTCTTGCCAGATAAAGCAATTGATCTTATTGATGAATCGGCAGCTATGGTTCGAATTGATGCTGAAGATAAGAAAAATCATCAGCCTTCACTAGAAAGTCAGTTAGAAGATTTGCGAACCCAAAAAGAAGAAGCAATTGATAATCAAGACTTTGATCGTGCAGCTACTCTTCGTCAACAGGAGTTAGCACTAAAAGATAAGATTGACCGTAAAAAACAACGCACTCAACAAAAAGATTCTCATAACTACAAATTGAAAGTAACTGGTGAAAACATTGCACAAGTTGTTGCTGAATGGACAGGAGTTCCTTTAACTCAATTGAAGAAGAGTGAAAGTGAACGATTGGTTAACTTGGAAAAGGTTCTGCATCAACGAGTAATTGGTCAAGATGAAGCAGTTACCGTAGTCGCTAAGGCAATTCGGCGTGCACGAAGCGGTCTTAAGGATCCTAGTCGGCCGATTGGTTCTTTTATGTTTTTAGGACCGACCGGGGTAGGAAAAACAGAGCTTGCCAAGGCATTAGCTGCTGCAATGTTTGGCTCGGAAGATAATATGATCCGGATTGATATGTCCGAATATATGGAAAAATATAGTACTAGTCGCTTGATTGGTGCCGCTCCAGGATATGTCGGTTATGACGAGGGTGGCCAACTAACTGAAAAAGTACGGCAACATCCATATTCAGTTGTCTTATTAGATGAAGCTGAAAAGGCACATCCGGATGTATTTAATTTATTACTTCAAGTTTTAGATGATGGTTACTTAACTGATGCAAAAGGTCGGCGCGTTGATTTTAGAAATACCATTATTATTATGACTTCTAACCTTGGAGCAACTCAGCTTCAGGATGAAAAAGAAGTTGGTTTTGGGGCAAAAGATATGTCACAAGACTATAATGCGATGGCAGCGGCGATTAAGCAACAAATGAGGTTATACTTCCGCCCAGAATTCCTTAATCGGATTGATGAAACGATTATCTTCCATTCATTACAAAAGAAAGAGCTTCATCAAATTGTTAAACTCATGGTTAATGATTTAAATAAACGGGTAAGTGAGCAAGGCATTAACTTGAAAGTTACGCCTGCTGCAATTGATGTAATTGCAAAGCTTGGTTACAATCCTGCTTATGGAGCTCGTCCGCTTCGTCGTGCCTTACAAGATCATGTTGAAGATGATTTGAGTACTGGACTACTTAGTGGTGAAATCAATGTTGGAGATGACGTAACAGTAGGTGCGCATCACGGTAAAATTACTTTTAAAGTAAAAAAGCCAGATGAAGATAAAGCTGTTGAATTAAAATTGAATAGATAA
- a CDS encoding amino acid ABC transporter ATP-binding protein, with product MPTKMIEIKNLQKKFKNNIVLKDISEHVDKGQVICVIGPSGAGKSTFLRCLNALEQPTSGQVLFEGQNLIGLSDKKLDQLREKMGMVFQSFNLFPNMTVLKNITIAPVKVKNINEKEATKTAMELLEKVGLSDKAQQYPDQLSGGQKQRVAIARALAMSPAVMLFDEPTSALDPEMVDEVLKVMRDLAESGMTMVVVTHEMGFAREVADQIWFMADGYIQETGNPEEFFAHPTSPRAQDFLKKILK from the coding sequence ATGCCCACTAAAATGATTGAAATTAAAAACTTACAGAAAAAATTCAAAAATAATATTGTCTTAAAAGATATTTCCGAACATGTTGATAAGGGCCAAGTAATTTGTGTGATTGGCCCTTCAGGAGCAGGTAAAAGTACTTTTCTCCGCTGTTTAAATGCACTCGAACAACCAACAAGCGGACAAGTTCTTTTTGAAGGACAGAATCTGATTGGCTTAAGTGATAAAAAACTCGACCAATTGCGAGAAAAGATGGGAATGGTTTTTCAAAGCTTCAATCTTTTTCCTAATATGACAGTCCTTAAAAATATCACAATTGCACCAGTTAAAGTTAAAAATATCAATGAAAAAGAAGCAACTAAAACTGCAATGGAACTACTAGAAAAAGTTGGTTTAAGCGATAAGGCTCAACAATATCCGGATCAACTGTCAGGAGGGCAAAAACAACGGGTTGCAATTGCCCGGGCCCTTGCGATGAGTCCAGCAGTAATGCTCTTTGACGAACCAACGAGTGCCCTTGATCCTGAAATGGTTGATGAGGTACTAAAAGTAATGCGCGATTTAGCTGAATCGGGAATGACAATGGTGGTTGTTACTCATGAGATGGGGTTTGCTCGTGAAGTAGCAGACCAAATCTGGTTCATGGCAGATGGATATATTCAGGAAACTGGAAATCCAGAAGAATTTTTTGCCCACCCTACTAGCCCACGAGCACAAGACTTTTTGAAAAAGATTTTGAAATAA
- a CDS encoding CtsR family transcriptional regulator, protein MENKSISDIIEAYLKEILGDSAQVEIRRSEIANQFDVVPSQINYVIKTRFTIQNGYLVKSKRGGGGYIRIERVNLLDDVNVLNSLIQAIGDSVRERDAFDIVRTLYEEDVITRREGDLMLVALSKQALAVNDSKIEDQLRARILVSFLNRLRYES, encoded by the coding sequence ATGGAGAATAAAAGTATTTCAGATATTATCGAAGCATACTTAAAAGAAATACTTGGTGACTCAGCTCAGGTCGAAATTCGTCGTTCTGAGATTGCCAACCAGTTTGATGTGGTACCGTCACAAATTAATTATGTTATTAAAACGAGGTTTACCATTCAAAATGGTTATTTAGTAAAGAGTAAGCGTGGAGGCGGCGGATATATTCGAATCGAGCGAGTTAATTTACTTGATGACGTAAATGTGCTAAACTCACTTATTCAAGCAATTGGCGACTCGGTTCGTGAACGTGATGCTTTTGATATTGTTCGAACGTTATATGAAGAAGACGTGATTACGAGACGTGAAGGAGACTTAATGCTAGTTGCATTATCTAAACAAGCACTAGCAGTTAATGATAGTAAGATTGAAGATCAACTTCGCGCCCGTATATTAGTATCATTCTTGAATCGACTTCGCTATGAAAGTTAA
- a CDS encoding DNA-directed RNA polymerase subunit beta — MAGHLVKYGKHRTRRSYSRIKEVLELPNLIEIQTDSYNWFMEKGLREMFDDIMPIDDFQGKLSLEFVDYQLLEPKYTVDEAREHDANYSAPLHVTLRLTNHETGEIKSQDVFFGDFPLMTDQGTFIINGAERVIVSQLVRSPGVYYSEENDKNGRPNYGATFIPNRGAWLEYETDAKNVSYVRIDRTRKLPMTELIRALGFGSDDEIIDMFGGDSETLSLTLDKDVHKNAEDSRVEEALKDIYERLRPGEPKTADSARSLLTARFFDPKRYDMAPVGRYKTNKKLMLKYRLLGQTLAETLADPDTGEVLAQKGDTVTKELLNKLEPYLDRDDFKTITYTPSDEAVVTEPVKLQKILVYSKTDPDRVVPIIGNGHIPLEYKHIEPADILASLNYFFNLQEGIGSTDDIDHLGNRRIRSVGELLQNQFRIGLARMERVVRERMSIQDPDTVTPQQLINIRPVVASIKEFFGSSQLSQFMDQTNPLGELTHKRRLSALGPGGLTRDRAGYEVRDVHYTHYGRMCPIETPEGPNIGLINSLSSYARVNKYGFIETPYRRVSWKDHKVTDKIDYLTADEEDNFIIAQANTPLNDDGSFVDDQVMARDKDDYIETSVENIDYMDVSPKQVVSVASACIPFLENDDSNRALMGANMQRQAVPLINPHAPLVSTGIDYKAAHDSGVAMIAKKPGTVEYVDAREVRVREEDGTLDTYKLMKFRRSNGGKNYNQRPIVKVGEHVDADDVLADGPSMEQGELALGQNPLIAFMTWQGYNFEDAIAINERLVKDDVYTSIHIESYESEARETKLGPEEMTREIPNVGDDALKDLDENGIVRVGAEVHDGDILVGKVTPKGMTELSAEERLLHAIFGEKSREVRDTSLRVPHGGGGIIQDVKVFTRENGDELSPGVNTMVRVYIAQKRKIQVGDKMSGRHGNKGTVSIVVPEEDMPYMPDGTPIDIMLSPMGVPSRMNIGQLLELHLGMAARRLGIHMATPVFDGASDKDVWDAVRESGFPEDGKTILYDGRTGEPFENRIAVGSMHYLKLAHMVDDKIHARSTGPYSLVTQQPLGGKAQFGGQRFGEMEVWALEAYGAAYTLQEILTYKSDDTVGRVRTYDAIINGQPIPKPGVPESFRVLVKELQALGLDMKVLDGNNKEIQLKNMDEDDDEVVNVDALAKYAEEHKTDDKKNEEENKSEATSTTTDDKTNQN, encoded by the coding sequence TTGGCTGGACATTTAGTTAAATACGGTAAACACCGTACCCGTCGTAGCTACTCGCGAATTAAAGAAGTTCTCGAATTGCCAAACCTTATTGAAATCCAAACCGATTCTTACAATTGGTTCATGGAAAAAGGTTTGCGGGAAATGTTTGATGATATTATGCCAATTGATGATTTTCAAGGAAAACTTTCTTTGGAATTCGTTGACTATCAACTTTTAGAACCTAAGTATACTGTTGACGAAGCTCGTGAACACGATGCTAATTACTCAGCACCACTTCATGTTACTTTACGGTTAACTAACCATGAAACTGGTGAGATTAAGTCTCAAGATGTATTCTTTGGTGACTTCCCATTAATGACTGACCAAGGTACATTCATTATTAATGGTGCCGAACGAGTTATTGTTTCACAATTAGTTCGTTCACCAGGTGTCTACTATAGTGAAGAAAATGATAAAAATGGTCGGCCAAACTACGGTGCTACCTTTATTCCAAACCGTGGCGCATGGTTAGAATACGAAACTGATGCTAAAAATGTTTCATATGTTCGAATCGACCGGACCCGTAAGTTACCAATGACTGAATTGATTCGTGCATTGGGCTTTGGCTCTGACGATGAAATTATTGACATGTTCGGTGGCGATAGTGAGACATTATCATTAACCTTGGATAAAGATGTTCACAAGAACGCTGAAGATTCTCGGGTTGAAGAAGCCTTAAAGGACATTTATGAACGGCTTCGTCCTGGTGAACCAAAGACTGCTGATTCAGCACGGAGCTTATTAACAGCTCGTTTCTTTGATCCAAAACGTTATGATATGGCACCAGTTGGTCGTTATAAGACAAATAAGAAGTTAATGCTTAAGTACCGTTTACTTGGACAAACTTTAGCTGAAACTTTAGCTGATCCTGATACTGGTGAAGTATTAGCACAAAAAGGTGATACGGTAACTAAGGAATTGCTTAATAAGCTTGAACCTTACTTAGACCGTGATGACTTTAAGACTATTACTTACACTCCATCAGATGAAGCGGTTGTAACTGAACCAGTTAAGTTACAAAAGATTTTAGTATATTCTAAGACTGATCCTGATCGAGTTGTACCTATTATTGGTAACGGTCATATCCCATTAGAATACAAGCACATTGAACCAGCTGATATTCTTGCTTCCTTAAACTACTTCTTTAACTTACAAGAAGGTATTGGTAGTACAGACGATATCGACCACTTAGGTAACCGTCGTATTCGTTCAGTTGGTGAATTACTTCAAAACCAATTCCGGATTGGTCTTGCACGGATGGAACGAGTTGTTCGTGAACGGATGTCAATTCAAGATCCTGACACTGTTACTCCACAGCAATTAATCAATATTCGTCCAGTGGTTGCTTCTATTAAAGAATTCTTTGGTTCATCCCAACTTTCCCAGTTCATGGACCAAACTAACCCATTAGGTGAATTAACTCATAAGCGTCGTCTTTCAGCTCTTGGTCCTGGTGGTTTAACTCGTGACCGGGCTGGATATGAAGTGCGGGACGTTCACTATACTCACTATGGCCGGATGTGCCCTATTGAAACACCAGAAGGTCCTAACATTGGTCTTATTAACAGTCTTTCATCTTACGCACGGGTAAATAAATATGGATTCATCGAAACTCCATACCGTCGTGTTTCCTGGAAGGATCACAAGGTAACTGATAAGATTGATTACTTAACTGCTGACGAAGAAGATAACTTCATCATTGCTCAGGCTAACACGCCATTAAATGATGATGGTTCATTTGTTGACGATCAAGTAATGGCTCGTGATAAAGATGACTACATCGAAACCAGTGTTGAAAACATTGACTACATGGATGTTTCTCCTAAGCAAGTTGTTTCTGTTGCCTCTGCATGTATCCCATTCCTTGAAAACGATGACTCCAACCGTGCATTGATGGGTGCTAACATGCAACGACAGGCTGTTCCTTTGATCAATCCTCATGCTCCATTGGTAAGTACTGGTATTGACTACAAGGCTGCCCATGACTCTGGGGTTGCGATGATTGCTAAGAAGCCAGGAACGGTTGAATATGTAGATGCTCGTGAAGTACGGGTTCGTGAGGAAGATGGAACACTTGATACTTACAAGTTAATGAAGTTCCGTCGTTCAAACGGTGGTAAGAACTACAACCAACGCCCAATTGTTAAGGTTGGCGAACATGTTGATGCTGATGACGTGTTAGCTGATGGTCCATCAATGGAACAAGGTGAATTAGCTCTTGGACAAAACCCATTAATTGCCTTCATGACTTGGCAAGGATATAACTTCGAAGATGCCATCGCCATTAATGAACGATTAGTTAAAGACGATGTTTATACTTCTATTCACATCGAATCATACGAATCTGAAGCACGTGAAACCAAGCTTGGACCTGAAGAAATGACGCGGGAAATTCCAAACGTTGGTGACGATGCTTTGAAAGATCTTGATGAAAACGGAATTGTTCGTGTCGGTGCCGAAGTTCATGATGGAGATATTTTAGTAGGTAAGGTTACTCCAAAGGGAATGACTGAATTATCTGCCGAAGAACGTCTTCTTCACGCTATCTTTGGTGAAAAGTCACGTGAAGTTCGTGATACTTCATTACGTGTTCCTCACGGTGGTGGCGGAATCATCCAAGATGTTAAAGTCTTTACTCGTGAAAATGGGGATGAATTATCACCAGGTGTAAATACAATGGTTCGTGTTTACATTGCACAAAAGCGGAAGATCCAGGTTGGGGATAAGATGTCTGGACGTCATGGTAACAAGGGTACTGTTTCTATCGTTGTACCAGAAGAAGATATGCCATACATGCCAGATGGAACTCCGATTGATATTATGCTTAGTCCAATGGGTGTGCCAAGTCGTATGAACATTGGTCAGCTTCTTGAATTGCACCTAGGAATGGCTGCTCGTCGTCTTGGAATTCATATGGCTACTCCAGTATTCGATGGTGCATCTGATAAAGATGTTTGGGATGCTGTTCGTGAATCTGGATTCCCAGAAGACGGTAAGACAATTCTTTATGACGGTCGTACCGGTGAACCATTTGAAAATCGGATTGCTGTTGGTTCAATGCACTACCTTAAGTTAGCTCACATGGTTGATGATAAGATTCACGCTCGTTCAACTGGTCCTTACTCACTTGTTACTCAACAGCCATTAGGTGGTAAGGCACAATTTGGTGGACAGCGTTTCGGTGAAATGGAAGTTTGGGCTCTTGAAGCTTATGGTGCTGCTTACACTCTTCAAGAAATCCTTACTTACAAGTCAGATGATACTGTTGGTCGTGTTCGGACTTATGATGCAATCATCAATGGTCAACCAATTCCTAAGCCAGGTGTTCCAGAATCATTCCGTGTTCTTGTTAAGGAATTACAAGCATTAGGTCTTGATATGAAGGTTCTTGATGGTAACAACAAGGAAATTCAGTTAAAGAACATGGACGAAGATGATGATGAAGTTGTAAATGTTGATGCATTAGCTAAATATGCAGAAGAACATAAAACAGACGATAAGAAGAACGAAGAAGAAAACAAGTCTGAAGCAACTTCAACAACTACCGATGACAAAACTAATCAAAATTAA